A window from Methylocystis sp. MJC1 encodes these proteins:
- a CDS encoding type IV secretory system conjugative DNA transfer family protein: MRGALAEKILGAMFAAVIAASAALWLWELTFVVAIGLHTHKWAALKLFFNRAEFLMPLSVALARWHEPVVWSLIWKASFFWFLGVVLFAAGIAQAVSHMRGMPAPTDGARLAGREDLRKARLLGAPMGYSVFLGRFEGEDVRYAGDSHIFVNGPSRSGKGYNFVFTNALEWRGSLIAMDIKKEILEKTGAARVAMGQRLFVFSPGSVESHRWNPLDCVGEWPSRATDVMNIAKSMIETPVNADAYWVETAHGLFGGLLAYVLESRTTEGKRTLQSVLKMFSTGASLGRRFAEIIVNEPELHPFIVDKFRQHLGRDEEQRLSFESHIVTSLEPWNNELVAAATSCSDFDVAEFRRKPFTVLLCSPPGNLRSVMSVIRLFVEMVHDVLLRHLPGAHEPYKVLLLLDEFYQFKKQSEIVDRTPLVAGYGFQIAMVSQSIASLDVTYGKSTREMLLGNMDVKLFVAIGDELTADYVSRVLGKHYVLREGWGESNSASPGGWGGMRQSRSVQRRWEPVPLISPDALGRLDNGKMVLLLRGQWGSVLEKANFYRDAQYLQAVKAAQPFERLVSAPNVLGDKTLNDDEPDEEGAGGRPGRAAIGHRHWPAIQAVRDLASRAFVDPTMFNEKFVAAMEEASNQPMAELAATLRQSPEKLGTLKIGRGMFARRSVEEALLDLRKAAISAKRSLNDDRAQLVSADAAPVADAAGAAPVTDEASAMTDSGGETPVAQDGGPDSATLEREAEMRLGAVVSGVERLKANGEVVSAALKARFGEEVEGLSLSMAMFLDTPNDLWKHIQKQRGAAAEIGSRIGGDFGSDFRVIFRRGTGLG; encoded by the coding sequence ATGCGCGGCGCGCTGGCGGAGAAAATTCTCGGCGCGATGTTCGCGGCCGTCATTGCGGCTTCGGCCGCGCTGTGGCTCTGGGAGCTGACGTTCGTCGTCGCGATCGGGCTGCATACGCATAAATGGGCGGCGCTCAAACTATTCTTCAACCGCGCGGAATTTTTGATGCCGCTGTCTGTGGCGCTCGCAAGGTGGCATGAGCCCGTTGTGTGGAGCCTGATTTGGAAGGCAAGCTTCTTCTGGTTTTTGGGCGTGGTGCTGTTCGCGGCGGGGATTGCGCAAGCGGTGTCGCATATGCGGGGCATGCCGGCGCCAACGGACGGGGCTCGGCTCGCCGGTAGAGAAGATCTGAGAAAGGCCAGGCTGCTCGGTGCGCCCATGGGTTACAGCGTTTTCCTTGGGCGCTTCGAGGGCGAGGATGTGCGATACGCCGGCGACTCGCACATTTTTGTGAACGGCCCGTCGCGGTCCGGCAAGGGCTACAATTTCGTCTTCACGAATGCCCTTGAATGGCGTGGCTCGCTGATCGCGATGGATATTAAGAAGGAAATTTTGGAGAAGACGGGCGCGGCGCGCGTAGCGATGGGCCAGCGTCTTTTCGTTTTCAGTCCTGGCTCGGTTGAGTCGCACAGGTGGAATCCGCTCGATTGCGTGGGTGAATGGCCGTCGCGCGCAACCGATGTGATGAACATCGCAAAGAGCATGATCGAGACCCCGGTGAACGCGGATGCGTATTGGGTCGAGACCGCGCACGGATTGTTCGGTGGATTGCTCGCCTATGTGCTGGAAAGCCGTACGACAGAAGGAAAGCGGACGCTGCAATCTGTCCTAAAAATGTTTAGTACGGGCGCGTCTTTGGGGCGTCGCTTCGCGGAAATTATCGTGAACGAACCCGAGTTGCATCCTTTCATCGTCGACAAATTCCGCCAACATCTCGGCCGCGACGAAGAGCAAAGGCTGTCTTTTGAATCTCATATCGTCACGTCGCTTGAACCTTGGAACAATGAGCTGGTCGCGGCGGCGACGAGCTGCTCCGACTTTGACGTAGCAGAGTTTCGGCGGAAGCCGTTTACGGTTCTGCTGTGCAGCCCGCCCGGCAATTTGCGGTCGGTTATGTCGGTCATCCGGCTCTTTGTGGAAATGGTGCACGACGTTCTGCTGCGACATCTCCCCGGCGCGCATGAGCCTTATAAGGTGCTGCTGCTGCTCGACGAGTTCTACCAGTTCAAGAAACAAAGCGAGATTGTTGACCGCACGCCTCTCGTCGCCGGATACGGTTTTCAAATCGCGATGGTGTCGCAAAGCATCGCGTCGCTCGATGTCACCTACGGGAAGTCCACGCGCGAAATGCTGCTGGGGAACATGGACGTGAAGCTGTTCGTGGCGATCGGCGATGAGTTGACGGCCGATTATGTCTCTCGCGTGCTCGGGAAGCATTATGTGCTGCGTGAGGGATGGGGCGAGTCTAATTCGGCTTCGCCGGGTGGATGGGGAGGGATGCGGCAGAGCCGTTCGGTTCAACGCCGATGGGAGCCGGTTCCGCTGATTTCGCCGGACGCTTTGGGGCGTCTGGACAATGGCAAGATGGTCTTGCTGTTGCGCGGTCAGTGGGGTTCGGTACTCGAGAAGGCTAATTTCTATCGCGACGCGCAGTACCTACAGGCGGTGAAGGCGGCGCAGCCTTTCGAGCGGCTCGTATCGGCCCCGAATGTGCTTGGCGATAAGACGCTCAATGACGATGAGCCCGACGAAGAGGGCGCGGGTGGGCGGCCGGGCCGTGCGGCGATCGGCCACCGTCATTGGCCGGCGATTCAGGCGGTGCGCGATCTGGCCTCTCGCGCGTTTGTCGATCCGACGATGTTCAATGAGAAATTCGTGGCCGCGATGGAAGAAGCGTCAAATCAGCCCATGGCGGAGCTCGCCGCGACGTTGCGGCAGTCGCCGGAAAAGCTCGGGACGCTGAAAATCGGGCGAGGGATGTTCGCAAGGCGCAGCGTCGAAGAGGCGCTCCTTGATCTGCGAAAGGCGGCGATCTCGGCGAAGCGATCGCTCAATGATGATCGAGCGCAGTTGGTGTCGGCGGACGCGGCGCCGGTGGCGGACGCAGCGGGCGCGGCGCCGGTGACTGATGAGGCGTCTGCGATGACGGATAGCGGCGGCGAGACGCCAGTGGCCCAGGACGGCGGCCCGGATTCCGCGACCTTGGAAAGGGAGGCGGAAATGAGACTCGGGGCGGTGGTGTCGGGCGTCGAGCGGCTGAAAGCGAATGGTGAAGTCGTGTCGGCCGCGCTGAAAGCGCGATTTGGCGAAGAGGTCGAGGGGCTGTCGTTAAGTATGGCGATGTTCCTCGATACGCCGAACGATCTTTGGAAGCATATTCAGAAGCAACGAGGCGCGGCGGCTGAGATAGGGTCGCGGATCGGTGGCGACTTTGGTAGTGACTTCCGCGTTATATTTCGGCGAGGGACCGGCCTTGGGTAG
- a CDS encoding AAA family ATPase, whose amino-acid sequence MTTARHIVTLLKSHIAGDEDRFLSTAMQLAAHEARQGHGKLAQELKDLIDSAKSRDAGIAKSARPVPLAQPKGELAGLLHARYPDLRLTDMALPDSLRHRLQRVLGEQRQQVSLREHGLMPRRKLLLVGPPGSGKTMTASALAGELHLPLFTIVLDGLITKFMGETAGKLRLVFDAIQTTRGVYFFDEFDAIGARRGERQDVGEIRRVLNSFLQFLEQEDSQSLIIAATNHPELLDRALFRRFDDVMEYVVPDRPLIEALLRTRLDRFDTRGLAWNEAITQAEKLSQAEITRAADDAAKTIILRGGKRITTEAVLDALAERRQASLSD is encoded by the coding sequence ATGACCACCGCCCGCCACATCGTGACGCTGCTCAAGAGCCATATTGCCGGTGATGAGGATCGCTTCCTCTCGACCGCTATGCAACTCGCTGCGCATGAAGCGCGTCAGGGCCACGGCAAGCTTGCTCAGGAACTCAAGGACCTGATTGACTCGGCGAAAAGCAGGGACGCTGGCATCGCCAAGAGCGCGCGGCCGGTCCCCCTCGCTCAGCCAAAGGGTGAGCTCGCGGGGCTCCTGCATGCGCGCTATCCGGACCTGCGGCTGACCGATATGGCTCTACCTGACAGCTTGCGGCATCGCCTGCAGCGCGTGCTCGGCGAGCAGCGCCAGCAAGTCAGCCTACGCGAGCATGGGCTGATGCCTCGCCGCAAGCTTCTCCTCGTCGGTCCACCCGGCTCTGGCAAAACGATGACGGCTTCGGCCTTGGCCGGCGAGCTCCATCTGCCGCTCTTCACGATCGTCCTCGATGGGCTCATCACAAAATTTATGGGTGAGACCGCCGGCAAGCTGCGCCTCGTGTTCGATGCCATCCAGACGACGCGAGGCGTCTACTTCTTCGACGAGTTCGATGCCATCGGCGCACGTCGGGGAGAACGCCAGGATGTCGGCGAAATCCGTCGCGTGCTGAATTCGTTCCTGCAGTTTCTCGAGCAAGAGGACAGCCAGAGCCTAATCATCGCGGCAACGAACCACCCCGAGCTCCTCGACAGGGCCCTGTTTCGCCGCTTCGACGACGTCATGGAATACGTCGTCCCTGACCGGCCGCTCATCGAGGCGCTTCTGCGGACCCGACTCGATCGCTTCGACACCAGGGGGCTTGCCTGGAACGAGGCGATCACTCAGGCCGAGAAATTGTCCCAGGCGGAGATCACCCGCGCAGCGGACGACGCAGCAAAAACAATCATATTGCGGGGCGGGAAGCGGATCACGACGGAGGCGGTTCTAGACGCGCTGGCGGAACGCCGGCAGGCCTCGCTGTCTGATTAG
- a CDS encoding S8 family peptidase: MELVAVHEPVQPGAPITASVFVPQRAEAYYQRKVEAYRDIDTGRGRPRNEPLVSRIETVRLATARSLFTDEAVLFPQAADEQVWWEVWLREGGRENFERIAQALNLTVRTHAVRFPERIVMLALASVAMLDRLVAHSDVVAELRRAKDTPSFFMGLGGAEQRDWSDELLERVTPPQADVAICVLDSGVRRAHPLIEPALAAEDWHTIRPAWGSDDTPAWNGHGTRMAGVGLYGDLVPVLAAGSPVPLPFRLESVRILPPEEEANDPELYGAITGEAIARAEIQAPKRRRAIAMAVTSANPARGRPTSWSAAVDQLCFEEEQRRLIILSAGNIGDDLMPADHLTRNDLEAVDDPAQAWNALTVGAFTEKVDIVDVAYAGYAPIAPAGELSPRSRTSVVWDRQWPVKPDVVFEGGNLGHDGALPGEPIDDLQILTTFYRPDLRHFTTIGDTSAATAHAARMAGQILAARPGLWPETVRALIVHSAEWTPAMRARIDACNGAKGQIQALVRRYGYGVPDLGRALLSTVNDLTLIVEDELQPFHREAGATAKMRDMKLHRLPWPKEQLAALGAAHVELRATLSYYIEPNPGERGWTRRHRYASHGLRFRVKSATETVDEFRARINQAARDEEEGAPVGGGEEWLLGTFRDRGSLHSDFWSGTAADLAERDAIGIFPVGGWWKEKPYLERFDAITRYALIVTIRAPGAAVDIFTPVEAAVAVPIAIET; encoded by the coding sequence ATGGAGCTCGTGGCCGTCCATGAGCCGGTGCAACCCGGCGCACCGATCACGGCTTCAGTGTTCGTGCCGCAACGCGCGGAAGCCTACTATCAGCGAAAGGTGGAGGCGTATCGAGACATCGACACAGGCCGCGGCAGACCTCGGAACGAACCGCTCGTCTCGCGCATTGAGACCGTGCGTTTGGCGACGGCGAGATCATTGTTCACCGATGAAGCGGTCCTGTTTCCTCAAGCCGCCGACGAGCAGGTTTGGTGGGAGGTCTGGCTGCGCGAGGGCGGGCGCGAGAATTTCGAGCGCATTGCCCAGGCGCTGAATCTAACTGTGCGGACGCATGCCGTCAGGTTTCCGGAGCGCATCGTCATGCTGGCCCTCGCCAGCGTGGCGATGCTTGATCGGCTGGTCGCGCACAGCGACGTCGTTGCAGAACTGCGACGCGCCAAGGACACGCCGTCCTTCTTCATGGGGCTGGGCGGCGCCGAGCAACGAGACTGGAGCGACGAGCTTCTCGAGCGCGTGACGCCACCGCAGGCCGACGTCGCGATCTGCGTCCTAGACAGCGGGGTTAGGCGAGCCCATCCGCTGATCGAACCTGCGCTTGCCGCCGAGGACTGGCACACGATTCGACCCGCGTGGGGTAGCGACGACACGCCAGCCTGGAACGGCCACGGCACAAGGATGGCAGGCGTGGGCCTGTATGGCGATCTGGTCCCCGTCCTGGCGGCAGGCAGTCCGGTCCCATTGCCCTTTCGCCTCGAAAGCGTTCGCATTCTGCCGCCAGAGGAAGAGGCAAACGATCCGGAGCTCTACGGCGCCATCACCGGCGAAGCGATCGCGCGCGCCGAGATCCAGGCGCCGAAACGACGCCGGGCGATTGCCATGGCTGTGACAAGCGCAAATCCCGCGCGTGGAAGGCCGACCTCATGGTCTGCGGCCGTCGACCAGCTCTGTTTCGAGGAAGAACAGCGGCGCCTGATCATCCTTTCGGCCGGCAACATCGGTGACGACCTCATGCCGGCGGATCATCTGACGCGCAACGACCTTGAGGCTGTGGATGATCCCGCCCAGGCTTGGAACGCGCTGACGGTCGGGGCCTTCACGGAGAAGGTGGACATCGTCGACGTCGCTTATGCGGGCTACGCGCCGATCGCGCCGGCCGGCGAGCTTTCTCCACGCAGTCGGACGTCGGTCGTATGGGACAGGCAGTGGCCGGTGAAACCCGACGTCGTGTTCGAAGGCGGTAATCTCGGCCATGACGGAGCCTTACCAGGGGAGCCGATCGACGATCTGCAGATTCTGACGACGTTCTACCGTCCAGACCTTCGCCACTTTACCACCATCGGCGATACCAGCGCCGCGACCGCGCACGCGGCGCGAATGGCTGGACAGATCTTGGCGGCGCGTCCCGGACTGTGGCCTGAAACTGTCCGGGCCCTGATCGTCCATTCAGCCGAGTGGACACCAGCGATGCGCGCACGGATTGACGCATGCAATGGCGCGAAAGGTCAAATCCAGGCGCTGGTGCGGCGCTATGGCTACGGCGTACCAGATCTCGGGCGCGCGCTCCTGTCGACGGTGAATGACCTCACGCTCATCGTGGAAGACGAATTGCAGCCGTTTCACCGCGAGGCCGGGGCGACCGCGAAAATGCGCGACATGAAGTTACATCGCCTGCCATGGCCCAAGGAGCAGCTGGCTGCCCTCGGCGCGGCACATGTGGAGCTCCGCGCGACGCTGTCGTACTACATCGAACCCAACCCCGGCGAACGCGGATGGACCCGTCGGCATCGCTACGCCTCTCACGGCCTGAGATTCCGGGTTAAGTCGGCGACCGAAACCGTCGACGAATTTCGGGCTCGCATCAATCAGGCCGCACGCGACGAAGAGGAGGGAGCCCCGGTTGGAGGCGGAGAGGAATGGCTGCTCGGCACGTTTCGCGATCGTGGCTCCCTGCATAGCGATTTCTGGTCCGGCACCGCTGCCGATCTCGCCGAGCGAGACGCGATCGGCATCTTCCCGGTCGGCGGTTGGTGGAAGGAAAAACCTTACCTGGAACGATTCGACGCGATCACGCGATACGCATTGATCGTGACCATCAGAGCGCCCGGCGCCGCGGTCGACATATTCACACCGGTGGAAGCGGCCGTCGCTGTGCCGATCGCGATCGAGACCTGA
- a CDS encoding DUF2235 domain-containing protein, whose translation MPKKLVIFCDGTWNEPTKHGTNVVRMLQATDFKDRDGNPQIIHYIAGVGTRKDEKLIGGAFGFGISENIKDAYAFIVSNYEVGDQIYLFGFSRGAYTARSIAGLIHNFGVLYRFNLPLVSIAYNYYKDKSDPWKPNGKEAESFRICNCNPYPTKIRFLGVWDTVGALGAPYGEILGRLLARFFKTGFHDVTLSESVEAAYHALAADERRWPFRPTPMLLTEYHRGRNSESMADSKRGFPLYAERWFPGVHSNVGGGYERHGLSDYALQWMAARAEENGLTLKNFADVKLSEDRPFGPDPTQKPENSQTMAYRIATALMVKAPYLLGLKSVYPTDVQALVRNILWDGDYIRPIRTDADVSALIEKTGVDPDYHPRNVP comes from the coding sequence ATGCCAAAAAAGCTTGTGATATTTTGCGATGGCACCTGGAATGAGCCAACCAAGCACGGCACAAACGTTGTGCGAATGTTGCAAGCGACCGACTTCAAAGATCGAGATGGCAATCCCCAGATCATCCATTACATTGCAGGAGTTGGCACGCGAAAAGATGAGAAATTAATTGGCGGCGCTTTCGGTTTTGGAATATCGGAAAACATCAAAGACGCTTACGCATTTATAGTCAGCAACTATGAAGTGGGTGATCAGATATATTTATTCGGTTTCAGTCGAGGCGCTTACACTGCGCGCAGCATCGCCGGTCTAATTCACAACTTTGGAGTCCTTTACCGTTTCAACCTTCCTCTCGTTTCGATAGCTTATAACTACTACAAGGACAAAAGTGACCCCTGGAAGCCGAACGGCAAGGAAGCTGAGAGTTTTCGGATATGCAACTGCAATCCCTATCCGACAAAAATTCGTTTTCTTGGCGTTTGGGACACAGTAGGTGCGCTCGGCGCACCCTACGGTGAAATCCTGGGTCGATTGCTCGCCAGATTTTTCAAGACGGGCTTTCACGACGTTACGCTCAGCGAGAGCGTCGAAGCCGCTTATCACGCCCTGGCGGCTGATGAACGTCGCTGGCCGTTCCGCCCTACGCCAATGCTCCTCACTGAATATCATAGGGGGCGCAATTCGGAGAGCATGGCTGACTCCAAACGTGGTTTTCCCCTATACGCAGAACGATGGTTTCCCGGAGTCCATTCCAATGTTGGCGGTGGCTATGAGCGGCACGGGCTGTCCGATTACGCTCTGCAATGGATGGCCGCGCGGGCCGAGGAAAACGGCTTGACGCTCAAAAACTTCGCAGACGTTAAACTTTCCGAGGACAGACCCTTTGGGCCGGATCCGACGCAAAAGCCCGAAAACAGTCAAACAATGGCTTATCGAATTGCAACTGCTCTAATGGTTAAAGCGCCATATTTACTCGGCTTAAAATCAGTTTATCCGACAGACGTCCAGGCGCTCGTAAGAAATATCCTTTGGGATGGCGACTACATCCGTCCAATCCGGACAGATGCGGATGTAAGCGCCCTTATAGAGAAAACGGGAGTCGACCCAGATTACCACCCAAGGAATGTTCCATAA
- the smbP gene encoding small metal-binding protein SmbP, whose amino-acid sequence MLRRGFLRASVGLALTTLVAPGIGLAAENHIAQAIAQINKAIPYGEEPQHSSSFVQHIDNAIDHAVMAQRAHANSHVKKAIRYLRRARRIAYGTHFLSYSRRGAALAKKALAQLQAAG is encoded by the coding sequence ATGCTGAGACGTGGATTCCTACGCGCTTCGGTTGGTCTCGCGCTGACAACACTTGTCGCCCCTGGGATCGGGCTCGCCGCCGAGAATCATATCGCCCAAGCGATAGCCCAGATTAACAAGGCCATCCCATACGGCGAGGAGCCCCAACACAGCTCTTCTTTCGTCCAGCACATCGACAACGCGATCGATCACGCTGTGATGGCGCAAAGGGCACACGCTAATTCGCATGTCAAGAAAGCGATCCGCTATCTGCGCCGCGCACGCAGGATCGCCTACGGGACGCATTTTCTGAGCTATTCTCGCAGGGGTGCCGCTTTAGCGAAGAAAGCACTGGCGCAGCTTCAGGCCGCAGGCTGA